Part of the Paenibacillus guangzhouensis genome is shown below.
GATGAAGCGGCGCTGCAAAAGGGATGATCTGAAGCGGCAGCAACAGCCCGATCATATTGAGACTATAAGCAGCAACTCTTCGATGTCTCCGCTTCATATAGACGGTGGGTGCCACGCCAATCTCTTTTTTGAATTTACGGCTGAAATAGAATTCATCCTGGTAACCAACTTGGTGAGCTATATCCCGCAGCTTCAAATTAGGCTTCGCCATCAATAGCTTCGCCCGATTCATGCGCAGCTCCGTTAGGTAGTCCATGGGGCTCATTCCATAATGCTTCTTGAAGACGTCGCCGAAATATTTGGGGCTTAAATCCATCCTGCGTGCAAGCTGTTCGATGGTCATGCTCTGATCCAGATGGCGCTCCATATGCATACGGACTTGCTCCAAAGTGGAACCGGAAGGCTGCTGCTTCATCCGGTAGCATTGCATCACATGATAGAGCAGCTGCTCAAATGTAAATTGGCTTCGAAATCTCTCGAGTGGATCCTGGCTCTCGTGATAGTGCAGCACGGACTCGCACAGAGGAACGAGCGTATCCGAAGGCAGAGTAGCTGCCTCGCCTTTGCATAGTTGTAACTCTCCCCGAAGAGGATACAACCGACGCTTAAATCCCCCTTGCTCTTGATATATATCCATTCGGAATAAATAGAGCTCCGTATCGATCCCTTCGTCCGAATCCACACTAAACGTATCGTCTGCCGGACAGAAATAAATCGCATGCGACTGCATCCGGTGCATTGTCTCTCCAATCGTCACGCTTCCTTGCCCCTGCCGGATATAGATCAATACATACGACTGCGTCAACTGCGGGGGAATGCTCAGCGCCCCTCCTTGCAGACAAGCTGCATCACGCAGGCGGAACATGAGCCCTGCCATCGCACTCCCTTCATTCAAGTTCATTTTATCTGGTTGCTGCTCACTTCGAGTCACAGGATCACACCTTTCTCCATTCAAAAAAGCTATCAGCCCCGCTCATGGGACGATAGCTTCACCTTAGCCAACACTATATGGATACGCCGCTCTTCGAGGATTTCACATCGTATGTCGCATGCGATCGACTAACTAGATACTCAGGCTGCGGCTTCCCTCTGGACTGGCGATGCCCTTCGATATGCGCTTCGCTCGTCTCCCATTTCTTCCAAGCTTCTTCCGATTCCCAGCGAATGAGCACGATCACTTCTTCGTCGTTGCCGCGGCGTGTACGCTTCACGAGCACACTCAAATCGATGAACCCTTCCGACTTCTCAATAATGCCTTCTCCGGTAAACCGTTGAACAATTTGGTCCGAGAAGCCTTCTTTCACGACAATCGTCTTCGTCTCGATGAACATTTCGATTACCTCCCATGGTCTTTTATAACGTGTATGTATACTCACATTCTATTGATAATGATTATCACTGTCAATTTCTTTTTGGTAGCGGATGACAACAGTACCCTCTAGAGCACAACGAAAAAGCGGGCACTCCACCCTCTACCTCGAGGACGAAATACCCACTTTTGATGGAACCTTTTTATAATCTCAACAAATAATTATTTCTTGTTCGCTTTCCATGCATCGAGTTGTGCTTGCATTTCAGCTTGTACTTTGTCGAGGCCTGCAGCTTTGAATTTCTCAATCGCTTTTGGCACATAGACCTTCGGATCAACCGATCCTGTGAATAGGGAAGGATAGAATTCTTCCTTCACGTTCTGAAGCGCTGCGATTTCAGTCTTCACGCTGTCCGGATTGAAGGAGAAACCAAGCAATGGCGCGTTTTTGGCCGAGTTGTTGAATTCAGCGAATTTCTCCCACTTGTCTTTTGGATCTGTAGGCATTTTATCAAGGATAAAGAAGTTACCAAGCGTAAATGTCGGCATGTCATAACGTTCTGTTTTTGCTGGCAAATATTCAACCGTCTGGTCATCGATACGTTTGTAGTGCTCGCCTTCGATTCCGTTGTTCACGAGGTTACGAAGGTATTTGTCTGTGTTCAGCAAGTTCAAGAATTGCATTGCTTTCTCAGGATATTTGGACGACGCGGAAATCGCATGCATCGAACCAAGAACGGACCAGTTATACACGTAAGCTTCTGTGTAAGGGACCGATACAACTGGATAACCTAAGGATTGGCTCCACAGATTGTCTGCGAACGGCTGTGTATCCGGCATATCAACGAACCATTTGCCCGTCTTCATCTCATCGCCATTCGCTGCCGAAGCCACGTCTTGCTTCAAGTAACCTTTTTGGTAGTACTCATGCATCGTTGTGAAATCTCTCATCGTCTCTGGTTGTTCCAGAATGTTCACGATTTTGAGGTCGCCATTATCATTCAGCGATACGCCAAGCGGCAAGTTCTCGTTGATTAGGTCATAGTACAGACCGAATTTGAAGTTCTTATCACCGGAAAGCGGATACAATCCTTTCTCTCCTTCTTTCACTTTCGCAAGCAGCGGCTCCAGATCTTGCAACGTTTTTACGCTGTTAATGTCCAGCTTGTACTTGTCGACATACTGCTTGTTGAAGCGGAATACTTTCTGCGCCGGCAGCTCTTTGTTCACCGGAATAGCGAACGTCTGTCCATCAATTTTAGCGCCTGCGAGGAAGGATGGGTGAATCGCCTTCTTCATGTCTTGTCCATATTTCTCAATGAGATCATCCATTGGATAGAACAAGCCTTTCTTCGCGTTCGTCACATAATCGAATGCCCAAGAAGATGTAAACGCAATATCATAAGGTTCGCCGGTTGCTGCGATGACGCCCATCTTCTGGTTGTAATCACCGAAGTCGAACATTTTCATTTTGATCGTGACGCCGATTTTCTCTTTCGTATATTCGCTCACTTTCTCCATGACTTTGTTAAGGTCCTTCTGCGGCGCACCAATCGTGTACCAGAGAAGCTCTACCGGCTGCTCAGCTGTACCCTTGTCAGCGCTTTCAACTTGGTCCTTATTCTTACTTCCACACCCAGCCAAGACGATAGATGTCAGCATCAACAGACAAAATGTCGTGAGCAGCAATTTCTTTGCTTTGGTCATGTTGTTTCAATCCCCTTCTGTATGAAATTCAAGCGGTTCAATTGGTAAATCCTGAATACTTCTTAAGATTATACAAAATAATACGCTTACAAAAGTCGACAAACTATAGATTTCGTGTACAAACTAAAGAAAGTCGTATAATTCGATGATTCGGAATCCCTACTCCGTCTCCGGAACGGCATATACAGACGAAATTGTTCAACATTTATTGACATTTCGGAATAGATCCATGATTTCGCACGGAATATTGTTGATTATTCACTTTTATATCATATACTTAGTATATCAACATTAATACGATATTAGGGTGATGAAGTGGAAGCGCATTTATATGAACAAATTTATCACTATATCATTCAAGAGATTAAGGATGGCCGCTTGAATGAAGGAGATCGCGTATCTTCGGAAAAAGATTTGGCTGAACAATTCGGGGTCAGTCGGATCACGTCCAAAAAAGCGTTAGAGAAGCTGGCTGATACCGGGATTATTAAGCGAATCCAAGGCAAGGGCTCCTTTGTCACTGATCAGCTTACCGGGAGGCAGGAACCGAAGCACTATGCTGCAGAGATCAAAGTCGCACACGCCTCGGAGGAGGAAAGACGGCTGATTGGGTTTATCATTCCTAACTTCTCGGATGAATTCGGCTTGAAGCTGCTTCGTGCGATTGAGCGACAGACCGCAGCCTATCAATACGAGCTCATTGTCAAACGCACCTCCGGCGACCGGGAAGAAGAAAAACGTGCCATCCAGCTCTTCGTCAGCCTGGGTGTCAAAGGGCTGCTCATGACACCGATTCACGGCGAACATTATAACCCCGATCTGCTTCGGCTTGTGCTGGACCAATTCCCAATCGTGCTCGTCGACCGCTATTTAAAAGGGATTCCGGTCTGCTCAATCTACACGGACAATCAAAAGGCCGCCACCGACCTCACACTTCACTTGATCAACCAAGGGCATAAAAAAATCGCCTTCTTGTCCCCACCCGAAGAGAACACAACAACGCTAGAGGAACGATTGCTCGGGTATACGCTCGCCTTCACCCAGGAAGGCATGGATTTGAATGAGGATTATATCTTGAAAAATTTCAAGAGCACGCTTCCCGCCGCGGATCACACAGCGAGAGAACATGATGAAGAGAACCTGAAGCGTTTCCTGGCGCAGCACCCTTATGTGAAGGCTTTCGTCGTCTCGGAGTTCCTCGTTGCTACGCTGCTGGCCCAAGTTATCTATGCCCTGGGCTATCCGCTGGATGAATACGAAATTGTATGTTTTGACGCCATGGATGATCATCTTGGGCGCACAATCTTTACCCATATTCAGCAGGACGAACAGCAGATGGGCGAAGTGGCCGTCGATATGCTGATCTCGCAAATCGATGGTACCGACGTTCCAGAGCAACGAATCGTTGCCCACCGCATGATCAAACGAACCCATTGAAAATCGTTCCTACAGCACGCTAATTCCAACGTGTCGAACAAGTCAATTTGACTTTTCGGCATTTTTTTTATGTCGCAATTTCACAATTGACATGTTATATAATGACATAATAATATACTCAGTATAACATTGTATTCATTTACATCATCTGACAGTTTAGCATTCCAAACTTTAGGGGGTTAATGAATGAAAAAAACATGGAAAACAGCAATGCTCACGTTAGTCAATCTTCTCACTGCATCGCTTTTTGTAACCGCTTGCGGGACGAGTACAGGCACAGGGAATGCCGACGAACCAGGCGTTACGACCGTCACATTATGGCACGGCCTGACTTCGATCGATCTGGACAACATGAACAACGTCGTCAAAGTATTCGAGGAGAAAAATCCGACCGTCAAAATCAAATTAGTCTATACCGAGTCCAGCGAAGGATCAGACCAGAAGCTGCTCACAGCTGTCGCCGGCGGCAATCCGCCTGATGCAGCCCTCTTCGACCGTTTCAAAGTTGGAACCTGGGCAGCGCAAGGTTCATTGACCGACTTATCCGACATGGCAGAGAAATCAGGTATCCGCAAGGAGATGTATTACCCGTTCGCTTGGGACGAATCCAGTTATCAAGGCAAGCTGTACGCCATTCCGCTCGATACCGATGCCCGCCTCTTGTTCTACAACAAAGATCACTTTAAAGAAGTGGGACTCGACCCGGAGAACCCGCCGAAGACGATTGCAGAGCTCGAATCCGCGGCTGAGAAATTGACGATCAAGGAAGGCAAACGGTTCAAACGTGTCGGCTTCATCCCATGGTATTCCCAAGGCTGGCTCTATACATGGGGCTGGGTGTTCGGAGGGCAATTCCAGGACGCTGCAACAGGCAAGATCACAGCCAATGATCCGAAAGTCGTCGAAGCCCTTCAGTGGATGACCGATTTCGGGAAGAAATACAATGTCGAGGACATCACGGGGTTCACGAGCGCTGCAGGCACGGAAGAAATGGACCCGTTCATCTCCGGGCAGATCAGCATGAAGGTCACTGGCAACTTCGCGGTGAAGGGCATTAAAAAATTCAATCCGAAGCTGAATTACGGCGTGACGCAGATCCCTTCCCCTTCGGGCAAAGACTTCACGACCTGGTCCGGCGGCGGTTCCATTATCATCCCGAAAGGCGCAAAGAATGCGGAAGTCGCGTGGAAATTCCTCGAGTTCCTCGGCAAAGAGGAAGGTCAGGAGCTCGTAAATAAAGACTCCAACCTCTCTGTTATCGATGCGGTGAACGTGAAGTACGGGTACAAAGATGATCCGATCATGAAAGAATTCATTAACGTGCTGCCGAATTCGCATAACCGTCCCGTGATCCCTGAAGGTCAGCTGCTCTGGAACGAGCTGGCTTCCGCGACGGAAAAATCGACGCACGGCAATGGGACGCCGAAGGAGAATCTGGACCGCGTCACGGAGACTGTCAACAAAGCGCTCGAGAAGTACAACAAATAAATGGACCCATCGGCAGAGGGCACGACCTGGCCCTCTCTCCCCCGATGGACTGGTAAAGGAGAATGTACATGGAGAAACTGGCTGGTGCCGCGCCGGCAGCCGCAGTTCCTGCAACAAGACGCAAACGTTCCTTGCGCCGAATAGGCATCACGGGTTGGCTGTTCGCTTCCCCTTGGATCCTCGGCCTCCTCTGCTTCTATGCCGTCCCCATGTTGTCGTCGATCTATTTCAGCTTCACGACGTACAGCATCCTGCAGCCCGGCGAATTCGTCGGCTTGAGCAATTACGTCGAGTTGTTCAATGACCCGCTATTCTGGAAATCCATCTATAATACGATCTATTTCGCCGTGTTCTTCGTGCCGTTAAGTATCTTCGTCGGCGTATCGCTCGCGATGATGCTGAATATGAAAGTCAAAGGAATGGCCATGTTCCGCACGATCTTCTTCCTGCCCACCTTGGTGCCGCAAGTTGCGTTGTCGGTGCTCTGGATGTGGCTGCTGCATCCGAACTTCGGACTCGTGAACGGGATGCTCGCCAGCATCGGGATCGACGGCCCGCCTTGGCTCGGCGGTGAAGCGTGGTCCAAGCCTTCGCTCATCCTCATGTCGTTATGGGGAATTGGGCAAGCCGTTGTCATTTACCTGGCGGGATTAGGCGACATCTCGGAGGAATACTACGAAGCGGCTGCCATCGACGGCGCCAGCTGGTTCCAGAAGACAAGGGCCGTGACCCTTCCGCTGCTGACGCCCGTCATTTTCTACAATCTCGTGATGGGGACAATTGGCGCATTTCAGCAGTTCACCCTGCCTTATACGCTTACCAAAGGGCAAGGCACGCCATCGAATTCGATGACATTCTATGTCATGTATTTATATGAGAATGGATTCCGCTATTTCAAAATGGGCTACGCTTCCGCGATGGCCTGGATCTTATTCGTGATCGTCATGGCCCTAACGGCGCTGATCTTCGTCACGTCCAAACGTTGGGTTCATTATCAAGGGAAATAAGGAGGAAAAATGGGGATGAATCCTGCCGCTGTCAAAACGATCAACCGTACACTGGCTTATGTATGCCTGATTGCCGCATCCGCGTTCTTTATCATACCGTTCATCTGGCTGCTATCGACCTCGCTGAAGCCGCTAACGCAGATATTCAGCTTTCCGCCCGAATGGATCCCGAAGCCGTTCTTATGGAGCAACTACTCGCGGGCCATCGAATACATTCCGTTCTGGACGTTCCTTAGGAATACGGCCGTCATTACCATCTTCAGCACGCTCGGCGTGATCGTGTCTTGTCCGATCGTAGCCTACAGCTTCGCCAAGCTTGAATGGCGCGGCCGAGGCACGCTCTTCTTCATTACACTTGCGGTCATGATGATTCCGAGCCAAGTCACGCTCATCCCGCTGTTCTTGCTGTTTACGAAATTAGGATGGGTTGGAACACCGCTCCCGCTCATTATTCCACAGTTCTTCGGGGTGCCGATCTATATCTTCCTGATGCGCCAATTCTTCCTCGGGCTGCCGGATGCGCTGCGCGAAGCGGCCAGGTTGGACGGTGCTAGTGAATTCCGCATTTATCTGCAGATCATGTTTCCGCTGGCCAAATCCGCCGTCCTCTCAGTCGCGCTATTCCAATTCATGGCGAGTTGGACGGATTTCATGGGTCCCCTGCTCTATCTGACCAACGAAATATCGTATACCGTCTCGCTGGGCTTGCAGCAATTCCAGAGCCAGAAAGGCTCCGAGTGGGGCATGCTTATGGCGGTCTCCACGCTCATGACGCTGCCGATCATCGTCCTGTTCTTCTTCCTTCAGAAGACATTCATTCGTGGCATTACGTTTAGCGGGATCAAAGGTTAACATCATAAATCTTCGTCAGGCATTGGCTGCTACAGCGCAATGCCTTTATTCTTGCGATACATCGTCGGTGACATGTTCATCCGGGCCTGGAATACACGCGCGAAGGTGGAATATGAC
Proteins encoded:
- a CDS encoding helix-turn-helix domain-containing protein, with the translated sequence MTRSEQQPDKMNLNEGSAMAGLMFRLRDAACLQGGALSIPPQLTQSYVLIYIRQGQGSVTIGETMHRMQSHAIYFCPADDTFSVDSDEGIDTELYLFRMDIYQEQGGFKRRLYPLRGELQLCKGEAATLPSDTLVPLCESVLHYHESQDPLERFRSQFTFEQLLYHVMQCYRMKQQPSGSTLEQVRMHMERHLDQSMTIEQLARRMDLSPKYFGDVFKKHYGMSPMDYLTELRMNRAKLLMAKPNLKLRDIAHQVGYQDEFYFSRKFKKEIGVAPTVYMKRRHRRVAAYSLNMIGLLLPLQIIPFAAPLHPKWTSHYYRTYHADIPVHLRAYRQHDASSSKIQELQAHRPELILCPSEVSEEEKLQLEQIATVYYIPAQGLSWREQLMLTAELLGETEEAEVWLKKYERQAVRAREQLHAIVQEGTCLVIRITRNAIYAYSNRAIAEVFYGDLQMKPLSIYSEALYEERLTLDALSNLDVDHLFVLVQQEEETLQHWETMQYDPRWQEMKSVRLHHFYRLNSDPWRHYTADAMERVVKETLHLVSGNRP
- a CDS encoding antibiotic biosynthesis monooxygenase family protein — its product is MFIETKTIVVKEGFSDQIVQRFTGEGIIEKSEGFIDLSVLVKRTRRGNDEEVIVLIRWESEEAWKKWETSEAHIEGHRQSRGKPQPEYLVSRSHATYDVKSSKSGVSI
- a CDS encoding ABC transporter substrate-binding protein — translated: MTKAKKLLLTTFCLLMLTSIVLAGCGSKNKDQVESADKGTAEQPVELLWYTIGAPQKDLNKVMEKVSEYTKEKIGVTIKMKMFDFGDYNQKMGVIAATGEPYDIAFTSSWAFDYVTNAKKGLFYPMDDLIEKYGQDMKKAIHPSFLAGAKIDGQTFAIPVNKELPAQKVFRFNKQYVDKYKLDINSVKTLQDLEPLLAKVKEGEKGLYPLSGDKNFKFGLYYDLINENLPLGVSLNDNGDLKIVNILEQPETMRDFTTMHEYYQKGYLKQDVASAANGDEMKTGKWFVDMPDTQPFADNLWSQSLGYPVVSVPYTEAYVYNWSVLGSMHAISASSKYPEKAMQFLNLLNTDKYLRNLVNNGIEGEHYKRIDDQTVEYLPAKTERYDMPTFTLGNFFILDKMPTDPKDKWEKFAEFNNSAKNAPLLGFSFNPDSVKTEIAALQNVKEEFYPSLFTGSVDPKVYVPKAIEKFKAAGLDKVQAEMQAQLDAWKANKK
- a CDS encoding GntR family transcriptional regulator, yielding MEAHLYEQIYHYIIQEIKDGRLNEGDRVSSEKDLAEQFGVSRITSKKALEKLADTGIIKRIQGKGSFVTDQLTGRQEPKHYAAEIKVAHASEEERRLIGFIIPNFSDEFGLKLLRAIERQTAAYQYELIVKRTSGDREEEKRAIQLFVSLGVKGLLMTPIHGEHYNPDLLRLVLDQFPIVLVDRYLKGIPVCSIYTDNQKAATDLTLHLINQGHKKIAFLSPPEENTTTLEERLLGYTLAFTQEGMDLNEDYILKNFKSTLPAADHTAREHDEENLKRFLAQHPYVKAFVVSEFLVATLLAQVIYALGYPLDEYEIVCFDAMDDHLGRTIFTHIQQDEQQMGEVAVDMLISQIDGTDVPEQRIVAHRMIKRTH
- a CDS encoding ABC transporter substrate-binding protein yields the protein MKKTWKTAMLTLVNLLTASLFVTACGTSTGTGNADEPGVTTVTLWHGLTSIDLDNMNNVVKVFEEKNPTVKIKLVYTESSEGSDQKLLTAVAGGNPPDAALFDRFKVGTWAAQGSLTDLSDMAEKSGIRKEMYYPFAWDESSYQGKLYAIPLDTDARLLFYNKDHFKEVGLDPENPPKTIAELESAAEKLTIKEGKRFKRVGFIPWYSQGWLYTWGWVFGGQFQDAATGKITANDPKVVEALQWMTDFGKKYNVEDITGFTSAAGTEEMDPFISGQISMKVTGNFAVKGIKKFNPKLNYGVTQIPSPSGKDFTTWSGGGSIIIPKGAKNAEVAWKFLEFLGKEEGQELVNKDSNLSVIDAVNVKYGYKDDPIMKEFINVLPNSHNRPVIPEGQLLWNELASATEKSTHGNGTPKENLDRVTETVNKALEKYNK
- a CDS encoding carbohydrate ABC transporter permease, translated to MEKLAGAAPAAAVPATRRKRSLRRIGITGWLFASPWILGLLCFYAVPMLSSIYFSFTTYSILQPGEFVGLSNYVELFNDPLFWKSIYNTIYFAVFFVPLSIFVGVSLAMMLNMKVKGMAMFRTIFFLPTLVPQVALSVLWMWLLHPNFGLVNGMLASIGIDGPPWLGGEAWSKPSLILMSLWGIGQAVVIYLAGLGDISEEYYEAAAIDGASWFQKTRAVTLPLLTPVIFYNLVMGTIGAFQQFTLPYTLTKGQGTPSNSMTFYVMYLYENGFRYFKMGYASAMAWILFVIVMALTALIFVTSKRWVHYQGK
- a CDS encoding carbohydrate ABC transporter permease, whose amino-acid sequence is MNPAAVKTINRTLAYVCLIAASAFFIIPFIWLLSTSLKPLTQIFSFPPEWIPKPFLWSNYSRAIEYIPFWTFLRNTAVITIFSTLGVIVSCPIVAYSFAKLEWRGRGTLFFITLAVMMIPSQVTLIPLFLLFTKLGWVGTPLPLIIPQFFGVPIYIFLMRQFFLGLPDALREAARLDGASEFRIYLQIMFPLAKSAVLSVALFQFMASWTDFMGPLLYLTNEISYTVSLGLQQFQSQKGSEWGMLMAVSTLMTLPIIVLFFFLQKTFIRGITFSGIKG